The following proteins come from a genomic window of Ammospiza nelsoni isolate bAmmNel1 chromosome 6, bAmmNel1.pri, whole genome shotgun sequence:
- the CCDC177 gene encoding coiled-coil domain-containing protein 177: MVEPPAEPPPQPCPAPGGAAGGEPARPGEQSPLLHLDLYNFDCAAAEGSRYVLTSPRSLEACARCAVRPVELLPRALGDLLREAPGRSMRVAAGLYEAYERERRRKLQQCREERERIIREEKRRILGPLGSLPPSPAARVSSRAAAAAAGGPRTHGGGKARSSRGAKGKSHSLDSLQKRREGSWGKTSSESGASSSYSGESLRERGGKVCGRGRGVAAANGTLLGRSFSLGDLSHSPQTAQRVERIVREVKRKKGLSEVPERDKKIAALMIAKHQEANLLREQRQAAHLQWDSQRRLAEQRKEQEEKEKQRALLQGQRMWESQVEKRRGRLNQEQEEAALMKQKQLLVCEERWREQAEKQERLRRERLERAIKEDKQKKLHQELNLKAKEEVKKEHQEREEQLLQEKLSTAAQKRLKKEVQLQKEKRLFNQAEKLKHEALLKELAKQEAEEKEMLKASLKMSLTKAQENYEQLVEKRNQELREKARREDMQIQRAKLAAEKKEREQKEHLEALARETERKLQHAAQVAEEAVQEKARKVVLSRLEKEKVQKMNKQKVEQYEDLRRREILLSIERKLERSEQIFKEKKTVLENARSVARASFHVREKVREETNMRTFDKMAFEAELHAQLSKK; encoded by the coding sequence ATGGTGGAGCCGCCGGCCGAGCCTCCCCCGCAGCCCTGCCCGGCGCccgggggggcggcggggggagAGCCGGCCCGTCCTGGAGAGCAGTCGCCGCTGCTGCACCTGGACCTGTACAACTTCGACTGCGCGGCGGCGGAGGGCAGCCGGTACGTGCTGACCAGCCCGCGGTCGCTGGAGGCCTGCGCCCGCTGCGCCGTGCGGCCCGTGGAGCTGCTGCCGCGGGCGCTGGGGGACCTGCTAAGAGAGGCGCCCGGGCGCTCCATGCGGGTGGCCGCCGGCCTCTACGAGGCCTACGAGCGGGAGCGCCGCCgcaagctgcagcagtgccgGGAGGAGCGGGAGAGGATTATCCGGGAGGAGAAGAGGCGGATCCTCGGGCCCCTCGGCAGCCTGCCGCCTTCGCCCGCCGCCCGCGTCTCCTCCCGGGCTGCGGCCGCAGCTGCCGGCGGGCCCCGGACCCATGGCGGGGGGAAGGCCAGGTCATCGAGGGGTGCCAAGGGCAAGAGCCACTCCCTGGACTCCTTGCAGAAGCGCCGCGAGGGTAGCTGGGGCAAGACCTCCTCTGAGTCGGGCGCTTCGTCGTCCTACAGCGGGGAGAGCCTGCGGGAGCGCGGGGGCAAGGTGTGCGGCCGGGGTCGGGGGGTAGCCGCCGCCAATGGGACTCTGCTGGGGCGCAGCTTCAGCCTGGGCGACCTCAGCCACTCACCACAGACTGCCCAAAGAGTCGAGAGGATCGTCAGGGAGGTGAAGAGGAAGAAGGGTCTCTCAGAGGTGCCAGAGAGGGACAAGAAGATCGCGGCACTGATGATCGCCAAGCACCAGGAGGCCAACCTCCTGCGGGAGCAGCGGCAGGCGGCTCACCTGCAGTGGGACAGCCAGCGGCGCCTGGCTGAGCAGcggaaggagcaggaggagaaggagaagcaaaGGGCCCTCCTGCAGGGTCAGCGGATGTGGGAGAGCCAGGTGGAGAAGCGGCGAGGGAGACTGaaccaggagcaggaggaagctgCCCTGATGAAGCAGAAGCAGCTCCTGGTATGCGAGGAGAGGTGGCGGGAGCAAGCGGAGAAGCAGGAGCGGCTGcggagggagaggctggagagggccATCAAGGAGGACAAGCAGAAAAAACTCCATCAAGAGCTCAACCTGAAGGCAAAGGAAGAGGTCAAGAAGGAGCACCAGGAGcgagaggagcagctcctgcaagaGAAGCTGTCCACAGCTGCACAGAAGAGGCTGAAAAAGGaggtgcagctgcagaaggaaaagagacTGTTCAACCAAGCAGAGAAGCTGAAGCATGAGGCCTTGCTCAAGGAACTGGCCAAGCAGGaggcagaagagaaagaaatgctgaAGGCATCCCTGAAGATGAGTTTGACAAAGGCTCAGGAGAACTACGAGCAGCTTGTGGAGAagaggaaccaggagctgagggagaaGGCCAGGCGTGAGGACATGCAGATCCAGAGAGCTAAACTGGcagcagagaagaaggaaagagagcagAAGGAGCACTTGGAAGCACTGGctagagagacagagagaaagcTCCAGCATGCTGCCCAGGTGGCTGAAGAGGCTGTCCAAGAAAAAGCCCGCAAAGTGGTCTTGAGCcgtctggaaaaggaaaaagtgcaGAAGATGAACAAGCAAAAGGTGGAACAGTATGAGGACTTACGGCGCAGGGAAATTCTCCTCTCAATAGAGAGGAAGCTGGAGAGAAGTGAGCAGATCTTCAAGGAGAAGAAGACAGTCTTAGAAAATGCCAGGTCTGTTGCTCGAGCATCCTTCCATGTCCGGGAGAAGGTGCGGGAGGAGACGAACATGCGCACCTTTGACAAGATGGCCTTCGAAGCAGAACTGCATGCTCAACTTAGTAAGAAGTGA